From a region of the Tenggerimyces flavus genome:
- the paaB gene encoding 1,2-phenylacetyl-CoA epoxidase subunit PaaB — MSWPLWEVFVRGKRGLNHVHVGSLRASDAEMALRNARDVYTRRNEGVSIWVVRAADITASSPDEKDSFFEPSGDKVYRHPTFYEIPDNVPHM, encoded by the coding sequence ATGAGCTGGCCACTGTGGGAGGTGTTCGTGCGCGGCAAGCGCGGGCTCAACCACGTTCACGTGGGGTCGCTGCGCGCCTCGGATGCCGAGATGGCGTTGCGCAACGCGCGCGACGTCTACACGCGGCGCAACGAGGGTGTGAGCATCTGGGTCGTGCGGGCTGCGGACATCACCGCGTCGAGCCCGGACGAGAAGGACTCGTTCTTCGAGCCGTCCGGCGACAAGGTGTACCGGCACCCGACGTTCTACGAGATCCCCGACAACGTTCCGCACATGTGA
- the paaA gene encoding 1,2-phenylacetyl-CoA epoxidase subunit PaaA, producing MTATVEEHFEATVAADQRIEPRDWLPDAYRKTMIRQIAQHAHSEIIGMQPEGNWITRAPSLRRKAILLAKVQDEAGHGLYLYSAAETLGADRTELTELLISRRQKYSSIFNYPTLTFADVGVIGWLVDGAAICNQVPLCRSSYGPYARAMIRICKEESFHQRQGYELLMTMMRGTPEQQAMVQEATNRFWWPSLMMFGPPDGDSPNTAQSMAWKIKRHTNDDLRQRFVDMSVPQAEALGVTLPDPLLAWNEDRGHYDFGPIDWSELKRVIAGDGPCNAERVERRRRAHEDGAWVREAASVHAAKESER from the coding sequence ATGACCGCGACGGTGGAAGAACACTTCGAGGCGACGGTCGCCGCCGACCAGCGGATCGAACCGCGGGATTGGCTGCCCGACGCGTACCGCAAGACGATGATCCGGCAGATCGCACAGCACGCGCACTCGGAGATCATCGGCATGCAGCCCGAGGGCAACTGGATAACCCGCGCGCCTTCCCTTAGGCGTAAGGCGATTCTGCTCGCGAAGGTGCAGGACGAGGCGGGGCACGGGCTCTATCTCTACTCCGCCGCGGAGACGCTCGGCGCCGACCGGACCGAGCTGACGGAGCTGCTGATCAGCCGGCGGCAGAAGTACTCGTCGATCTTCAACTATCCGACGTTGACATTCGCCGACGTCGGGGTGATCGGCTGGCTCGTCGACGGCGCGGCCATCTGCAACCAGGTGCCGTTGTGCCGCAGCTCGTATGGGCCGTACGCGCGGGCGATGATCCGCATCTGCAAGGAGGAGTCGTTCCACCAGCGGCAGGGGTACGAGCTGCTGATGACGATGATGCGCGGCACTCCGGAGCAGCAGGCGATGGTGCAGGAGGCGACGAACCGGTTCTGGTGGCCGTCGTTGATGATGTTCGGTCCGCCGGACGGCGACTCACCCAACACCGCGCAGTCGATGGCGTGGAAGATCAAGCGGCACACGAACGACGACCTGCGTCAACGCTTTGTTGACATGTCCGTTCCGCAGGCCGAGGCACTCGGTGTGACGTTGCCGGATCCGTTGCTGGCTTGGAACGAGGACCGTGGACACTACGACTTCGGCCCGATCGACTGGTCGGAGCTGAAGCGGGTGATCGCGGGCGACGGGCCGTGCAACGCCGAACGCGTCGAGCGGCGCCGGCGGGCGCACGAGGACGGTGCGTGGGTGCGTGAAGCGGCGTCTGTCCATGCTGCTAAGGAGAGTGAGCGATGA
- the paaZ gene encoding phenylacetic acid degradation bifunctional protein PaaZ, giving the protein MPLLRSYLAGRWHSAPDEGQPLYDAATGEEVARISATGADRAAALAYGRDVGGPALRELTFHQRAQLLKVLASHLMEQREELYALSHRTGATLADSKIDIDGGIGTLFGYSSKARKELPNDTVYVEGAVEPLGRQGTFVGQHIAVPLHGVAVQINAFNFPMWGPLEKFAPAFIAGVPSLIKPASQTAYLTERMVELIVDSKILPEGSIQLLTGSAGDLLDHLTAQDLVSFTGSASTAQKLRAHPVVIRNSVRFNAEADSLNCSILGPDAKPGTTEFDLFVKQLAYEMTAKAGQKCTAIRRAIVPARLLDDVAEATRERLGKVVVGNPANPDVRMGALASLEQREEVRRSLKALQDAGSAVFGDPLHVDVVDADAERGAFLSPVLLRVDDVDRAEPHEVEAFGPVSTLLPYDSTEQAVSLAARGLGSLVGSIVSADTGFVREVVLGAAPWHGRLLVLDATDAKESTGHGSPLPMLIHGGPGRAGGGEEMGGVRGILHHLQRTAVQASPTVLGAVTNRYVAGGERRSDGTHPFRKSLAELKVGDYVTAGPRVVTKEDIDHFSDFAGDKFYAHTDEEAAKANPIFGGIVAHGYLVISLAAGLFVEPSPGPVLANYGLENLRFLTPVYPDDALTVTLTAKQISPRVDTDYGVVTWDAEVTNQNGESVAKYDVLTLVAKESA; this is encoded by the coding sequence ATGCCCCTGCTGCGCAGCTACCTCGCCGGTCGCTGGCACTCCGCGCCCGACGAGGGCCAGCCGCTGTACGACGCCGCCACCGGCGAGGAGGTCGCGCGGATCTCCGCGACCGGCGCCGATCGGGCCGCCGCGCTGGCGTACGGACGTGACGTCGGTGGGCCCGCGCTGCGGGAGCTCACGTTCCACCAGCGCGCCCAGCTGCTGAAGGTGCTCGCGTCCCACCTGATGGAGCAGCGCGAGGAGCTGTACGCGCTCTCGCATCGCACCGGCGCCACGCTCGCGGACTCGAAGATCGACATCGACGGCGGCATCGGCACCCTGTTCGGCTACTCCAGCAAGGCGCGCAAGGAGCTGCCGAACGACACCGTGTACGTCGAGGGCGCCGTCGAGCCGCTGGGCAGGCAGGGAACGTTCGTCGGCCAGCACATCGCGGTGCCGCTGCACGGCGTCGCCGTGCAGATCAACGCGTTCAACTTCCCGATGTGGGGACCGCTGGAGAAGTTCGCGCCCGCGTTCATCGCCGGCGTCCCGAGTTTGATCAAGCCAGCAAGCCAAACCGCCTACCTCACCGAACGCATGGTCGAGCTGATCGTCGACTCGAAGATCCTCCCCGAGGGCTCGATCCAGCTGCTGACAGGCAGTGCCGGCGACCTGCTCGACCACCTCACCGCGCAGGACCTGGTGAGCTTCACCGGCTCCGCGTCGACCGCGCAGAAGCTGCGCGCGCATCCCGTCGTCATCCGCAACTCCGTGCGCTTCAACGCCGAGGCGGACTCGCTGAACTGCTCGATCCTCGGTCCCGACGCGAAGCCCGGCACCACCGAGTTCGACCTGTTCGTCAAGCAGTTGGCGTACGAGATGACCGCCAAGGCCGGGCAGAAGTGCACGGCGATCCGGCGCGCGATCGTGCCCGCCCGGTTGCTGGACGACGTCGCCGAGGCGACCCGCGAACGGCTGGGCAAGGTCGTCGTCGGCAACCCCGCCAACCCCGACGTACGCATGGGCGCGCTCGCGAGCCTCGAGCAACGCGAGGAGGTCCGGCGGTCGCTGAAGGCCTTGCAGGACGCGGGATCCGCCGTGTTCGGCGACCCGTTGCACGTGGACGTCGTCGATGCCGACGCCGAGCGTGGCGCTTTCCTCTCGCCGGTGCTGCTGCGCGTCGACGACGTCGACCGCGCCGAGCCACATGAGGTCGAGGCGTTCGGGCCGGTGAGCACGCTGCTGCCGTACGACTCGACCGAGCAGGCTGTCTCGCTCGCCGCACGTGGGCTCGGCAGCCTGGTGGGCTCGATCGTCAGTGCGGACACGGGATTCGTCCGCGAGGTCGTCCTCGGCGCCGCGCCGTGGCACGGGCGGCTGCTCGTCCTCGACGCGACGGACGCGAAGGAGTCGACGGGGCACGGATCCCCGCTGCCGATGCTGATCCACGGCGGACCTGGTCGGGCTGGCGGCGGTGAGGAAATGGGTGGCGTACGCGGGATCCTGCACCACCTGCAGCGCACCGCCGTGCAGGCCTCGCCGACCGTGCTCGGCGCGGTGACGAACCGGTACGTCGCGGGTGGCGAGCGGAGGTCGGACGGGACCCACCCGTTCCGGAAGTCCCTTGCGGAGTTGAAGGTTGGCGACTACGTGACCGCCGGGCCGCGGGTCGTGACGAAGGAAGACATCGACCACTTCTCCGACTTCGCCGGCGACAAGTTCTACGCGCACACGGACGAGGAAGCTGCGAAGGCGAACCCGATCTTCGGCGGCATCGTCGCGCACGGCTACCTGGTGATCTCGCTCGCCGCCGGCCTGTTCGTCGAGCCGTCGCCGGGTCCCGTCCTTGCCAACTACGGTCTGGAGAACCTGCGTTTCCTCACGCCGGTCTATCCCGACGACGCGTTGACGGTCACGTTGACCGCGAAGCAGATCTCGCCCCGCGTCGACACCGACTACGGAGTGGTCACCTGGGACGCCGAGGTGACCAACCAGAACGGCGAATCGGTCGCGAAGTACGACGTCCTCACCCTGGTCGCGAAGGAGTCCGCATGA